The following is a genomic window from Benincasa hispida cultivar B227 chromosome 7, ASM972705v1, whole genome shotgun sequence.
aactcataTTTGAGGTGAATGGTGAAGGGAATAAGAGGGTCTTTGAGAGAGGCaaaatttttacagaaaaaaaactcaattttcagaaaaaattcattgtgatttaaaaattttcagtTCTTTTATGCATCCAATGCATACAATATTGATATTGACActtcaattgaaaatttttagtGGGTTAGGTGTTTGTGTTTggtttaaacacttcaaatttttcaaaagttggaaaatcccactaataattaattttcatatttaatgaatgcaaaattaattaaattcaaaattcaaaatttcaatttctgaaatttgaataaaaaaatgaaaattaatttgattttaattaatttaaacaaatttaattattaaataataatttaatatcaaatattaaattaatcaaatacctaattttaaacatgaatcctattcatgtaattaatatttaaatcaatatttaaatattataaactcacaaatttttgtttaattttgataaattaaatgtaaattatatgaaatataattatagaaatcctaatttgaaattgaacgattcaaattcaaaccctaattttcaatttgaacacttcaaattgaaattctaaacccaatttgaacatttcaaattaaaatttaatttgaatacttcaaattgaaatcatttcagatttactcaatttactaatccaaagtgttcatgttttacgagctagtagagggatcttatggacctacagatcatgagcttcaacgatttgaatttaattggttaaaactcttcagactgaattaatcaatatttgttaattaccgagtcacaccactatagtcCAATAGTTACactttcctcactgtagatatatttgtgtccacttgatttaaccataatcagtaagtcgaccattcatcggttattcgtaataacggctaggtcaaatgttgttttacccttaaaattacatcttgctccttaagttccacagatcctctaatgaacaattggtttgtgattcaatcacaaAATcggatccctctcgagccaatgagatgGTGTGGTCTCTTGTTCAATACTtggattcagcacttaagagaacgaccttcctcctatccctaaatcgggtaggtatgaatttcatcttgcaccctatgtccctagctatctacccggtcttacccctgaaatgggaggcttaatGAGCCAACACTGTTGAGcgaaccctcacctatgaaaatctaaggaaaaTCCTGaatgaataggagttcatagttagcttaatattaagatcgagttacctaagttatctaagcgaaatagtcagtcttaaacagtaaacaatgttataaagtaaaagtgacttatttcttggtccgatcttatacaaactcattccATAGGACGACTTttctcctcatgtcaatacatgaatgaatcaggatcacttcgtttgtagcactttacaacaaattgtaacaactatagagtgggccgcattcgatagtgttaccagaataaggcaccagctatttactcgaacttgatccatctttatgtctccacataaagttcaagtattcatataatagctatggatcttagtttattagatttagtctttacaaatgcaatttacaaaattcaataacaatgttattgaacaaaattcaaatagaatatgtttaactttacaaactacgagttttaagacattcaACCCAACACATTCATAATAATTATCCATCACCATTTACATTCATCATCATAAGCatcattaagaataaaaaattcaGCGAACAatcttacatcattcccaatgattAAGATATCATCGACATGTAACACGAGGAATGCTATAGATGTGTTGACAACTTTCCTATAGACACAAGATTTGTCAATATTCTGTTTaaagccataaaatttgatcacagtatcaaaccttatattctaggatctagatgTTTATTctaagttgtaaatggatcatttaagcttgcaaactttttgcttttgatCTTGTTCTacaaacccctctggttgagacatatagatactcttgtCATgttagccattcagaaaagctgtcttgacatccacttgtcaaatctcataatcataaaaattgGCAATGGAttagagtattctaatagactttagcATTGCAACAGgggagaaggtttcttcatagttcacCCCCTCTCTtagggtataaccctttgttaCAAGTCTAactttaaaggtttgtacctttccagtcgcatctcattttctctcgtAGATTCACTTGCAACCAATAGATGTTACtccatctggttgatctacaagttcctagaccgaattgaagtacattgacttcaTCTAGAGGTCCATTACTTTGATTCACTGATCTCTGTcaacatcattcattgcctgtttGTAGGTTAATGGATCTTCGACACCATTATCAAGTATGATGGCCTGTGTTTTTGTTAAACTCATGTAAcagtcaggctgttgcacaaccttcccattacgtcgaggtattctcaactcttgagatagATGCGACTGATCAAAAGTACTggcttcatcaacaactcttgttgagggaCCAACCTCATCAACTACTTCTGTTGATTATCTGTAACTTCTTTGTAAACTTCATgtaatactagcttactgcgaggttgatgatctcTTATGTGGTTTTCTTTGAGAATgttatatgattatatttgatTACTATATGATATACTAATTGTCAATGATACTAATTGTTGTCTGATTACTGTTTGGTTGTTATTTGATATTGATTATTATCTAACTGCTATCTTATATTGATTTGTCATTTAATATTGGTTGTCAATGATACAAATTGCTAtatgaaatgattatcaaactgTCAATGATACTAATTGTTACCTGATTATTATCTGATTACaacaatcaaatagcaatcagtGATATCGATTACTATTTGATTGGTATCTAATTGCTACTTGATACTGAGTACTTTGTAATTTCTATCTGATTATCATGCAATttttatttgatgtttgaagccataactaaaataattgataaataattatttgacaTAGTTTGATATGAGATTTGATAACTGAGGATTTGGAGAATttgaaagaattgaaatttaGAAGTTTAGAATCAATTgggaaatttttatttattggtttgaatatgaaatttgaaatttgaaacaatatatatatgagaagaaaaagaattctACATTTGTAAGAAAGGAAATAACATAAAAACTCTATTCAACATTATGATGTTGGTCACCACaactcaatttaataaaaacaaatctcaagaaaaaacagaaaaataaatatcaaagtGTCTTCAACCACAAAACTCtacaaaatcaaagaaaaagatattgaaaagaggAAAAAGCTTGTAATTTCACCAATAATCAACAAGGCAAAATCATTATGACTGAGAATCCACTTTTAAATAAGTTATAAAAATTAGGGCATTTAAAAAACTTTGataaatctttaattttttgGTTATGACGATACCAATTAATAATCAAGAGGAAGAAtctattaaatcaaataaaaaaaataaatcgtattggagaaaaaaaaaaaagaaaaaagagaggaaCGTGAAATATGGACCATTTTGgagtaaataataaattaagttCCATATTTGAAAATCTTaccatatttgaaaataaaaaaatataggtGACATGCTTGCTTTATAGTATTTTTAAATTGCCATTCATTACAAATTCCTTTTTAAATTTCCATATcaacattaaatataataatattttattttgttactGTAGCAAAGGAAGGATgggaatttttaaatatatttctaaaaaaacttaagaatcaaaaagatatttttcatatatatatattgaaccaAAAAAAAGTTATCGCCATGATATTTAGATGATagctatatatataaatatatatcataaagttaattataaatacataATGGGTATATAAAAGGACAGTAAATTAGCTATATTCTACAAAAGCTTGTAAGATTCgaatatttttaattgaaatgaaGGACGTAACGGAGTACTCTCAACAGATCGTCACTGTATCACTTCAATTAATTTGTTCATGAATCTTATCGTTCTTGTGTTAATTAAGATGCTACTGCAATTTGAGTTCCTCTTGCTTCCATTGTCGTCATGAAACTTACACGTCGCTTCTGCATTTTGAACGAAttcgtttttaaaaattgtatgtaatacaaataaaaagaaaacacaatAGTTTTTAACCATcttaattttcacatcattcCAAGTGTGTCAAAACATAGTAAGGGAAAAATAATCAAACCCTACAAAATATGGCATATAccttgttataaaaaaaattacagaaaAACCCAAATAACTAAAGTTTAATTGTATCAACTATATATCATGGAGGAAAATTCTATGAAAAAGATAGAATTAAAATGGGCACATTATGATAAGATTGAAATGGCTAAATGGGTTTGGCAGACAAAGCAAtaataaagcaaaaattgacTAGAGATGGTGAGACTCAATTTTGCATCCTCTATTTAAATATAGTAAACAATAATATCATTATTAgtgattgaaaattttggagaagTAGCACTAAATGTAGTTCTCTAACTATATCTCAAACAAAtctttaacataaattaatgaataatgAGGCATCTAACTATCATCTaaggttaatttttaattttgtgtctatttAGCTCTTAATCACTAGAAACtgtctaataattttttttttatcgaatgAGACctttaaattcttaattttgtaTATGATAAGTCCATGAATGTTAAAAGATGTTTAATAGATCATTCTATTATGATCCCCACCCTACATCGTTGTTggtaaatctaaaaaaaaaaaaaaaaaaaaatctaccttTACgagaaattttcacatatagaaaaaatgtcaaaatatttacagaaatagtgaaaaaatattttgatagacacttatatatttctatccgtatttatcacatagtatcaatgatagacttctattagtttatatcatgattaaattttattattttatataaataagatctcttatttttctatttttgaaaatctctcaGGATATATTatgaaagatatatatatatatatatatatatatatatatataattatatacgaAAGAAAAGTTTGTATCAATGATTCGTGAGTAGAATATTCTATAtgaaagagatggaaacaaTGATGGCTTCACCGTAAGAAAcgatattgaaattaaaagtgggataattaaaatcatattaagAATAGACTTGAAATTTTAATATAGTAAATGaattattaggaaaaaaaaacctttttaagTCATTCAAtagttttcttttgatttttgagattgCAAAAAGTTGCccaattttgagttttgagttcgattttcatttgatttttcaatttcaacattttttttaatattcaattttattcgtaaataagtttcaaatgttataattttgagttttattttcattttgtccatgaatttcaagatttaacAATTTTACCTCTCAATTTTACTAATCCCTCACCTTTTATCTTTAgtattgatttttaattaattaatttaaaataattaatttttaattaattttaatcttgacaatgaaaattaatttgatttataattaagagttgttttcaaatataggaaaatgaactaaaatatttacaaataatagcaaaatatcacagtctatctatgatagatcGCGATAGATTACTATCTGTATCTATCATGATAACATATAGTAGTCTATCGTTGTCTATCGCAGTCCATCACAGATAgaatgtgatattttgctattcgttgtaaatatttttaacagttttatcatttaaataattttccttataattaatttaattcttttaggtTAATTAATAGAACATAAAGGAATTAAAATCTCCCaagtaaaaatgtaaaattttgacACATATGATCAAATAAATACTCAATTCAAGATTCGagtaaaaatgtaacattttaacCTAGGACTGAATAGAAATTATACATAAACTTCAAGAGTAAAAgtgtgaaaatttgaatttaagaagcaaacaatattcatattcgatgacaaaaaaaaaaaaaaaaaagaaaattaatgaaccatactattttattaattttgaaaaataagaataatatgGAAGTTGATATATCACAATTTTAGGGAAGAAAATTCTATGAAAGTTGGGCACACTAAGAAAAGGTTGTGATTAATGGGTTAGAAGACAAAGcactaattaaaacaaaaattgacaaATTCGATAGTGAGAGTCAACTTAATGccctaatttgattaaatttcgTAAATCAaatcattatcattatcattatcgTGCGTAGATtttacaatttattttattttatttttatgaagaataaagggttgttttgaaatatagaaaaaaaatcaaaatatttttaaaaaaatagtaaaattttagaacatcaatgatagacgttgatacaCTTTTCTaccagtgtctatcagtgatattgataAACACTAATAGAAGTCAATCCATGTCTAttagcgtctatcattgatagttaaaaaattttgtttcatctcataaatattttcaacaattttaccatttgaaataagtTACCAAGAAAAAATACCTCACTTACTTccgtttttaaaataattgttggtaattgtacattatttaaaaattaatataaattaactaatttaagatttaataaatttcaactttaaACTTATCTTAGTAACCGTGTGaggtaaataaatattaaattactttattttagatataataactaaaatatatctattattaaaatttatatttttataatttatattttttaataattgctcataatatttattttatttttttctagatTAATTATTAAGTAGTAAGGAAAGtagctttaatttaaaaaattcaataaaggtgtgaTATACATTCAACTTATTAATAATTAGGAGAtattgaaggataaaataaaaaatttataaaacaaaattataatatcTAATTCTACGGGAATGAAGATACTTAGAACGGAGGGATTTTAGGATGTCGGATGTCTTTAAATGATtgactattttaaaattatcgtaatataaacaaattaatttaaatgttgATGAAGTAATAATTTAAGATTACACAAAACAAATGATCCTAAAAACTAATTAGAGATGATTTTATCAGAAAAAGTGCttataaattaattgataaaaaaaaaatgaaaattctagGAAGcagaaatcaaacaaaaattgaCTCATTGGATGGTGAGTGAGTCAACTTGATGTCCTcactattttaatttacatctttaatttaattaatttatagttgcaccaactttttcttttttaaaagtgtAACTACTTGATAACCAAAAAcccaattaaatattaattacattttaaaaccaCTATCAATGAGTATAGTTTTatctttaaatatatttttgttttcatttaatGTTATATGTTcgattaattaaattcttaatttttaatataattggcACACATGagttcttccatttttttttttttttttttaccatctaTCTATTTTGACGTTGGTAATATATTTGGTCTTatttttcaacatttttaatCATTGTACTTcaaaaataaaagggaaagttcaaatattttcttgtaattCAAGAAGTAATAGTgtatttttaatctattttatattgatggatttagatttattttagttctttcAACTTCCATATGaactttcaaactttttttttttctcaattccattaatttttcattaattatttgataaaagcTTAAAACCCACTTTTGAATATACTATTCTATGACTTTCTAGCTTTATCTACTATATAGGCATAATGGATAAGagttctttatttttaattttttattctttacttTTGGTTTAATCTCCtgtcttttgaaaaaaaaaattataaacaaattttgaaaacatcaaaactttttttttttttaataaattcaagTTTTAGACATTAAAAAACTTGAAATTATTATGAATATTGTAAATTATTGCAATAAtgaaaagaagttaaaaaagGACATACGCACCTCACGTGGCTTGATGATATCCTTCTTCTCCTCGTCTTTGTGATCATTTTCACAAACATTTTCTCTTGTTTTGTACAATCCCATAATCCTTTCTGCTGCCTCTGCCTCATCTTTGCACTCCTTCAACAATCTTTCCACTTCGGCCTTCGGCAGCCGGACCTTCACCCGTGTCGCCGCTCCCGATCCCGATCCCGATCCATCACTCTCTCCTCCACCCTCCTCCGCCAACACACTCTTCGGTTTCATGATAGTTAGGTCTGATGCTGACCGTCGTGCCAACATCAAGCTCTCTAGCCTATCCTTCGCACTCATGTTGATCGCCGACCGTACTCGCCGTGGTGcctatgttaaaaaaataaaatcataatgATATAATGTTAAATTTACAAGGTATCGAAAACAGAAAAATATCTATACTTCATGTTACTAATAACTATTTTTTGGGTCTCAGAGCTAATGATCGATTCTATAAAAGGGAGTGTTATGAATCTAAATGAAAAACGTTAAGATcctatttagaaaatatttagttCTTGAAAATTATAACCATTTTCGAACTCTTAGTTTCTTACAATGTTtcacatatttcttaagtaaaaaagttgaatttttagtcaaatataaaaaagcaaaaacaaatttttaaaaaatattttttgagtttttataaaagttggtctagtttttttaaaacattggtaaaaagtagattagaaagcatgaaatttagaggtaaaaatagtatttataggcATAATTTTTCagacaaaaaatcaaatggttaacAATGGAGTCTAAATTACTGTAACCTATTAGCTTAAGCTATTGAATTCCACACCTGTTCTTTTGAAACTTTAGGCAGCTCGACGAGGAAATAAAGTCTCTTCGTGCTGAGCTTCTGGTGGAGCTCCAATGGCTTTGCTCGAACACCGTAGTGCTTCACGGCCTCAGATTCGAGTAAAACAAAGCCGGGATAATCCTTAACAACGTCTCCGGCTTGAACCGGGGTATTTAGTTTCATCGTCTCGCCGGAGATGTTCATGACCTTCACCGTCTTCTTGACTCCAAAGGTGTTTCCCATGGCGGCCAAAAGGGAAAAGAGTTTGAAAAAGAGAGAGACAGAAGAAGAGAAGATGGTGGGTGGGCGCCTATAAGAGAGAATATCAATCTTAGTCTAAAGGTCTTATTATAGGGAAAAGATTTTGTTTGGTGGATTAaaaagtttattatttatttatttattattattattatttttttttttggtcaaacaAAGAAGGCAAAGTTTgaacatttaaataaaatcatactTGACAATGCAGAAAAGTACGTAAACTGTCCCTTTCGAGCCAAGCATGGGgttaaaaaaatttctccacatttatttatttttttatttttacggTCTACTCAGTTCTCTAACTGTagtaaattttttgaaaaaattctcttttttatttctgAGTTTGTGTATTTGATCCctgaattttcaatatatattttttattccttgaatttttagaatagatGCATTTAGTCTTTGAGTTTTTAAAATGTAACTCTTTAATCTCCAAATTTTTAACTATGGATTTAAAAGCTCCCTGaactattttctattttcactttatttaatcatatgaaattttgagttacaaaaatatgtttaaaaaataattctagAGAGAAgaagtaatttttaattaaaataataaaaaaaattaatgcatGGACTtcataaacatattttaaaagaatctgggatctaaaaaaatatattttgaaaacttagaaACCAAATGaacatcattaaaaaaaaaaacttagaaattaaaaatgtatGCTTTGAAAATAGGGATCAAATGGCCATATTCTTTTTAAATAGATATTATAAAGTTTTTTAGATGGTAAAAAAATAGATGCAACAATGGTCTTTTTTCCTATATCAGACAATAAACCTATAACATAGGTTTGATTTTTTACTTTtgtttggcttttttttttcaagttaattagagtattataaattttgcCTATAAGTCTTTAGAATTAATGAATCTTttctactaattttttttaatttgtgtcttcttttacaaaaaaaaaaaaaaaaaaaaaaaaaaaatgatgctaGCTTCCTTGCTATttctttagtattttttttttaaaaaaattattaaaaacacaTTTGAATTCTTGTCTAACAAATATAAAAGCAAGTggtttaaaactatttttttaagtttccaAATTGTTACTTAGATTTTATTTGGAAACTTATTTTTTGAAAGGtagatagaaaaagaaaaatagcgactaaaaaactatatatatacaaaatgaAACTACCTTGAATTTATGAACccgtatatatatttaatttctcacCATTTCAAGTAGTTTCACTCACAtccaataatttataattttacatctaataagatttttttttaagtttcagTCATTGCGAAGATAGAGGATCaaactttttttaattgagtttaataatataattagaGGACTCAAACCTCCGACCTATTTTTTGAAAGTACATGTTTCATGCTAACTCATGTTAACAGCTACGCTCGAATTGATACGTCTGGTAATAGTTTACTCTCATTAACCCCATCAATTCTATTTGTGTAACATACCaattacataaattaaaaacatgttttgcTACACtgcaacttttttttcttcagtaCAACAATTACAGGAATGAGAGTTTGAACCTCTAACCTCAATAGAGGATCTCCATTTCAATTACTGTTGAACTAACTCGCAACTATTATGAATTCGACAAATAAAAATAAGCTAAACAGTAGAGAATCGATACAGATTattaacagtgtgttagctacattTACAAGTAAATTGAGAAAGTAgtttattattagagagaataatTAGATTACAGATTAGAAGCGCTTTTAGGGTTAGAAAATTTATATAACGCATTCTCTAAATTCTAGAGTCAAAATTGTAAATAACGTAAAATATGACAAATACGAAACACCGGTCCCTAACacttataattaaatcacatgtAAACCGTATATAATttccaaatgcaaacaaaaacaaagtccAAGGACCAAGATTTCTCAAGAGATTGACAAGAAAAAATAGAGATTATTTAAAATGATGTTTTATGAATTTTCCAAcctttttaaatttgaagaagagaagaaggtaAGGCCCGTGATGTATGGGGTAAGGctatgatttgatttgatttgattttgatattattttttgtatttatataattatatagtCTTAGTATATTAGGATGTTTTTGTTTAATACAAAATGGGGATAGGTGAAGGTGCGTTAATCACGGGCTTGGATCCAAGCATTGTTTTCTTCAAACTCAACATATCCCTTCCTCTAATCTTTTGACTTATTTCTAACATTCCTAACCTCTTCGATGTTGACTCGACTCGAGCA
Proteins encoded in this region:
- the LOC120081272 gene encoding uncharacterized protein At1g66480, whose product is MGNTFGVKKTVKVMNISGETMKLNTPVQAGDVVKDYPGFVLLESEAVKHYGVRAKPLELHQKLSTKRLYFLVELPKVSKEQAPRRVRSAINMSAKDRLESLMLARRSASDLTIMKPKSVLAEEGGGESDGSGSGSGAATRVKVRLPKAEVERLLKECKDEAEAAERIMGLYKTRENVCENDHKDEEKKDIIKPREKRRVSFMTTMEARGTQIAVAS